In one Pseudomonas sp. MM211 genomic region, the following are encoded:
- a CDS encoding phage holin family protein codes for MDDSQTAAPPSRGPSPRRLAGALLGLIQGHVALFSEEFREQQARTVTLLILTGLCVLFGLLLITGLSAALLIVFWESHRILVISLLCLFYTLGLLACAASLVQRMRNAPAPFSASLEELTRDREQLLP; via the coding sequence ATGGATGACAGCCAGACAGCAGCACCTCCCAGCCGCGGGCCTTCGCCGCGGCGCCTGGCCGGTGCCCTGCTCGGGCTGATTCAGGGCCATGTGGCACTGTTCAGCGAAGAGTTTCGGGAGCAGCAGGCGCGCACCGTCACCCTGCTGATCCTGACTGGCTTGTGCGTGTTGTTCGGGCTATTGCTGATCACCGGCCTATCTGCCGCACTGCTGATCGTATTCTGGGAAAGCCACCGCATTCTGGTGATTTCCCTGCTTTGCCTCTTCTATACGCTGGGTTTGCTTGCCTGCGCGGCGAGCCTTGTCCAGCGCATGCGCAACGCCCCCGCCCCATTTAGCGCCAGCCTCGAAGAACTGACCCGCGATCGGGAGCAATTGCTGCCATGA
- a CDS encoding DUF883 family protein, whose translation MARPLPSRPAAPANKEELLEEFQALVRDTEVLLQHSASLVGDQAEELRAQIRDSLGRARSTLKNTEENVVLRGKAAVGATEDYVQTHPWQTIGIAAGIGILIGMLISRR comes from the coding sequence ATGGCCCGCCCACTTCCTTCACGTCCTGCTGCACCTGCCAATAAAGAAGAACTGCTCGAAGAGTTTCAGGCGCTGGTGCGCGACACCGAAGTCTTGCTTCAGCACTCGGCCAGCCTGGTAGGCGATCAAGCCGAAGAGCTGCGCGCGCAGATCCGTGACAGCCTCGGCCGTGCGCGTTCGACGCTGAAGAACACCGAAGAGAACGTCGTGCTGCGCGGTAAGGCTGCAGTCGGCGCGACCGAAGACTATGTGCAGACCCACCCATGGCAGACCATCGGCATAGCCGCCGGCATTGGTATACTGATCGGCATGCTCATTAGCCGACGTTGA